Proteins from a genomic interval of Sugiyamaella lignohabitans strain CBS 10342 chromosome C, complete sequence:
- the TLG1 gene encoding Tlg1p (Essential t-SNARE that mediates fusion of vesicles with the late Golgi; forms a complex with Tlg2p and Vti1p; mediates fusion of endosome-derived vesicles with the late Golgi; binds the docking complex VFT (Vps fifty-three) through interaction with Vps51p; GO_component: GO:0005794 - Golgi apparatus [Evidence IEA,IEA]; GO_component: GO:0031201 - SNARE complex [Evidence IPI] [PMID 10397773]; GO_component: GO:0031901 - early endosome membrane [Evidence IEA]; GO_component: GO:0005768 - endosome [Evidence IEA]; GO_component: GO:0005768 - endosome [Evidence IDA] [PMID 9427746]; GO_component: GO:0016021 - integral component of membrane [Evidence IEA]; GO_component: GO:0031902 - late endosome membrane [Evidence IEA]; GO_component: GO:0016020 - membrane [Evidence IEA,IEA]; GO_component: GO:0005802 - trans-Golgi network [Evidence IDA] [PMID 15973437]; GO_function: GO:0005484 - SNAP receptor activity [Evidence IEA]; GO_function: GO:0005484 - SNAP receptor activity [Evidence IDA] [PMID 14981247]; GO_process: GO:0048193 - Golgi vesicle transport [Evidence IEA]; GO_process: GO:0006897 - endocytosis [Evidence IMP] [PMID 9427746]; GO_process: GO:0006886 - intracellular protein transport [Evidence IEA]; GO_process: GO:0015031 - protein transport [Evidence IEA]; GO_process: GO:0006810 - transport [Evidence IEA]; GO_process: GO:0006906 - vesicle fusion [Evidence IDA] [PMID 11739407]; GO_process: GO:0016192 - vesicle-mediated transport [Evidence IEA]), translating into MDPFNQVYADAQAQLIATEKLLAKYQSEPTNNHLIDVNNCAQELVETIHDLSQSIGVVQQTPSQFGVTEHEVNDRISKVALLNNKLADIQQVIPRTKAAAHPDVSTWNSGNGDSGAAAAATGPAGDAAPAASPYQGNGGGLESNLMYQDMIQEQDTVLDSVFTTVNSLREQANVMSRELEDQSYLIEDFDRQVDTAGDRLRRGLKKVDWVVKNNRETLSSCCITLLIVVLIILLVLVIVL; encoded by the coding sequence ATGGATCCTTTTAACCAGGTGTACGCCGACGCTCAGGCACAACTCATAGCTACCGAAAAGTTACTGGCGAAATACCAGAGTGAACCAACAAACAATCACTTAATAGACGTCAATAACTGTGCTCAAGAGCTGGTGGAGACGATTCATGACCTTTCACAAAGCATAGGCGTGGTGCAGCAGACGCCGAGCCAGTTTGGCGTAACCGAGCATGAAGTTAATGACCGTATATCGAAGGTGGCACTTTTGAATAATAAATTGGCTGATATTCAACAGGTGATTCCTCGTACCAAGGCAGCTGCACATCCTGACGTCTCCACCTGGAACTCGGGTAATGGGGactctggtgctgccgctgctgctactggtcCTGCTGGTGACGCCGCCCCCGCTGCATCTCCATATCAGGGCAACGGAGGAGGATTGGAGTCGAATCTTATGTACCAGGATATGATTCAAGAACAGGACACAGTATTAGATTCGGTATTCACTACTGTAAACTCGCTACGAGAACAGGCAAATGTAATGTCGCGAGAATTAGAAGATCAGTCTTATTTAATTGAGGATTTTGATCGCCAGGTAGATACTGCTGGCGACAGGCTGAGGAGAGGATTGAAAAAAGTAGACTGGGtagtgaaaaataatcGAGAGACCTTAAGCTCATGCTGCATCACTCTGTTAATAGTGGTGCTAATAATACTGCTAGTGCTTGTTATAGTACTATAA
- the TDA3 gene encoding Tda3p (Putative oxidoreductase involved in late endosome to Golgi transport; physical and genetical interactions with Btn2p; null mutant is viable, has extended S phase, and sensitive to expression of top1-T722A allele; similar to human FOXRED1; GO_component: GO:0005737 - cytoplasm [Evidence IEA,IEA]; GO_component: GO:0005737 - cytoplasm [Evidence IDA] [PMID 10684247]; GO_component: GO:0005737 - cytoplasm [Evidence IDA] [PMID 21441304]; GO_component: GO:0005768 - endosome [Evidence IEA]; GO_component: GO:0005770 - late endosome [Evidence IEA]; GO_component: GO:0005770 - late endosome [Evidence IDA] [PMID 21441304]; GO_function: GO:0003674 - molecular_function [Evidence ND]; GO_function: GO:0016491 - oxidoreductase activity [Evidence IEA,IEA]; GO_process: GO:0055114 - oxidation-reduction process [Evidence IEA,IEA]; GO_process: GO:0042147 - retrograde transport, endosome to Golgi [Evidence IGI,IMP,IPI] [PMID 21441304]; GO_process: GO:0006810 - transport [Evidence IEA]), whose protein sequence is MKQEKQEIVIVGAGIIGVCTAYYLTQHPDFDSTRHHITILEARRPAGGASGKAGGLLALWAFPQQIVPLSFKLHQELSDLYNGEKEWGYRRLDTLSIEGNLTTKKKPTGETFTPDLPTRYSRKPINAGEPLPEEVDWIRPEIIENWSSIGSPETTAQVHPYKITTFLLKKVLETGAAELVIGKVVNLRKDEDGTVIGVSYEKQSRERNTAESTQDANAVNDVTGTANKTNTSNGVAANGSDLTTVDLEADKVVLTMGPWTSKLLPTCPISGLRAHSITIKPNRQVSAHAMFTELKVKRGQYVSPEIYPRKDEVYVCGEGDTLVPTPESTDDVEVNTGRCEDLFKYAGEISDVLRSGRILRRQACYLPVTDIASCSGPLIGHTNVRNLYLASGHSCWGINNAPATGKIMAEIILEGKASSANVTGLEPELFFDATSIN, encoded by the exons ATGAAGCAAGAAAAGCAAGAAATTGTGATAGTTG GAGCGGGGATCATTGGTGTTTGTACGGCATATTACCTTACTCAGCATCCAGATTTCGATTCGACAAGACACCATATAACTATTTTAGAGGCCCGTCGGCCTGCTGGTGGAGCGTCTGGCAAGGCAGGTGGTCTATTAGCACTTTGGGCATTTCCCCAGCAGATTGTTCCACTATCATTTAAATTACACCAAGAACTGTCAGATCTATACAACGGTGAAAAAGAATGGGGATATCGAAGACTGGATACTCTCAGTATCGAGGGTAATCTGACAACTAAGAAAAAGCCCACTGGTGAAACGTTTACCCCAGATCTTCCCACACGTTACTCGAGAAAACCTATAAATGCAGGAGAACCCCTGCCAGAGGAAGTGGACTGGATCCGTCCTGAAATTATTGAAAACTGGTCCAGTATTGGTAGTCCTGAAACTACTGCCCAAGTTCACCCATACAAAATTACAACGTTCCTTCTAAAAAAAGTGCTAGaaactggtgctgctgaacTTGTGATAGGTAAAGTCGTTAATCTTCGTAAAGACGAAGATGGTACTGTTATTGGGGTTAGTTACGAAAAACAGTCCCGCGAGCGTAATACTGCTGAAAGCACCCAAGATGCTAACGCTGTTAACGATGTGACTGGCACTGCTAATAAGACGAACACTAGTAATGGAGTTGCTGCCAACGGCAGTGATTTAACAACAGTAGATCTAGAAGCTGACAAAGTGGTTTTGACTATGGGTCCTTGGACTTCAAAACTGCTACCAACATGTCCTATTTCTGGGCTGCGGGCTCATTCTATCACAATCAAACCAAACCGCCAGGTTTCGGCGCATGCCATGTTTACGGAACTCAAGGTCAAACGTGGTCAATATGTTTCACCTGAAATTTATCCTCGTAAAGATGAAGTATATGTATGTGGTGAAGGTGATACTCTCGTACCAACTCCTGAATCTACAGACGACGTTGAAGTCAATACAGGCAGATGTGAAGACCTGTTCAAATACGCTGGTGAGATATCTGATGTTTTACGTTCAGGCCGAattcttcgtcgtcaagCCTGTTATCTTCCAGTGACAGATATTGCTTCTTGTTCGGGCCCATTGATCGGACACACAAATGTACGTAATCTGTACCTTGCAAGTGGTCATAGTTGTTGGGGTATAAATAATGCTCCAGCTACAGGAAAAATTATGGCTGAAATCATCCTTGAGGGTAAGGCTTCCAGTGCTAATGTCACTGGTCTAGAGCCTGAGCTGTTCTTTGATGCTACTAGTATAAATTAA
- the YEN1 gene encoding Yen1p (Holliday junction resolvase; promotes template switching during break-induced replication (BIR), causing non-reciprocal translocations (NRTs); localization is cell-cycle dependent and regulated by Cdc28p phosphorylation; homolog of human GEN1; similar to S. cerevisiae endonuclease Rth1p; GO_component: GO:0005737 - cytoplasm [Evidence IEA,IEA]; GO_component: GO:0005737 - cytoplasm [Evidence IDA] [PMID 19520826]; GO_component: GO:0005634 - nucleus [Evidence IEA,IEA]; GO_component: GO:0005634 - nucleus [Evidence IDA] [PMID 19520826]; GO_function: GO:0003677 - DNA binding [Evidence IEA]; GO_function: GO:0003824 - catalytic activity [Evidence IEA]; GO_function: GO:0008821 - crossover junction endodeoxyribonuclease activity [Evidence IDA,IMP] [PMID 19020614]; GO_function: GO:0004519 - endonuclease activity [Evidence IEA]; GO_function: GO:0016787 - hydrolase activity [Evidence IEA]; GO_function: GO:0004518 - nuclease activity [Evidence IEA,IEA]; GO_function: GO:0000014 - single-stranded DNA endodeoxyribonuclease activity [Evidence ISS] [PMID 9683672]; GO_process: GO:0006281 - DNA repair [Evidence IEA,IEA]; GO_process: GO:0006281 - DNA repair [Evidence IGI] [PMID 20106725]; GO_process: GO:0006974 - cellular response to DNA damage stimulus [Evidence IEA]; GO_process: GO:0006974 - cellular response to DNA damage stimulus [Evidence IGI] [PMID 20106725]; GO_process: GO:0090305 - nucleic acid phosphodiester bond hydrolysis [Evidence IEA,IEA]) translates to MGVNRLWDDDDLIRETKSLREFAADFLKKNGRLVKVAVDGNILLHQVKGINNFGGNKEAIFYRLSFNKLLAFIEVGIEIVIVFDGPGKPSFKRNVLHDFGAMGTAKEEFMLTSVCRNIGIPVIKAAGEGEAECSWLQMEGDVDYVFTEDSDCLLFGATKILRYKTANETNVRPGRLGSGMIDESDEDYDYELEQNSDEDDEIYVLSPLEEEEADDNEQRAQNKDDVDDDQADADESESEKIFKSKASSQKNGVFEFSQESDIEVIHLSKSHRKRSIADTDDDENAEPEMAANITKRKRAKNTTSTSAVDRMIEVIHVKNESEYDRPQYILRALLQGGDYDSGIKRLGYEISKRISSKKTGFAQDLADIYGWKIEDRLSRDGKVLDAIDSDINPKLKQWRERLVKELSSNESKFLNKRSYIPIPEDFPRKDVVENYFYPILREKDECLPQVFISTFPNVMTLFDNYRKLYTDDAASYNKSWKRFVESIVFPLLSLRIKLNEDKTAWFEKISAPRKTKDTTPSLDQYNVTLKQESLGELLGVDTMYPQLRRRSRANSFNSSGSQGSSPTKAIPEVLSPPEVIKFKAAKRVSTVILDQSNNDLIHNFTKPAVKPPVTISLVSPFTNQLVTVPVKKKRASSEKTKRSNSTVSRNSKSSVPANNRILTDFFSSRKSKEPVSKAPTGKTINPVSTTNKPMAFNGQFSAENSDLASLFQFSDDEDTSDIPQGTSKKKLAL, encoded by the coding sequence ATGGGAGTTAACCGGCTTtgggatgatgatgatttaaTAAGAGAAACCAAAAGTCTCAGGGAGTTTGCAGCTGACTTTTTAAAGAAAAATGGTCGTTTGGTCAAGGTAGCAGTTGATGGTAATATCTTGCTCCATCAAGTCAAGGGTATTAACAACTTTGGAGGTAACAAAGAAGCTATCTTTTATAGATTATCATTCAACAAACTACTAGCATTCATTGAAGTCGGAATTGAAATTGTGATAGTCTTTGATGGGCCAGGAAAGCCATCATTTAAGCGCAATGTTTTGCATGATTTCGGAGCCATGGGCACTGCAAAGGAAGAGTTCATGTTAACATCTGTTTGTCGGAATATTGGAATTCCCGTCATTAAAGCTGCTGGAGAAGGTGAGGCAGAATGCTCTTGGTTGCAGATGGAAGGTGATGTAGACTATGTCTTCACTGAAGATAGTGACTGTCTGCTTTTTGGTGCAACTAAGATTTTGAGATACAAAACTGCCAATGAAACAAATGTGAGACCTGGTCGACTGGGCTCAGGTATGATTGATGAATCAGATGAGGATTACGATTACGAACTCGAACAAAATtctgatgaggatgatgagatTTATGTGCTTTCTCcacttgaagaagaagaagctgacGATAATGAACAAAGGGCACAGAATAAAGATGACGTTGATGATGATCAGGCAGATGCTGATGAGTCTGAATCcgaaaaaatattcaaatcaaaagcctcaagtcaaaaaaatgGCGTCTTTGAGTTTAGCCAGGAAAGCGATATTGAAGTCATACATCTATCAAAGTCCCATAGAAAGCGATCTATTGCTGATACAGACGACGATGAGAATGCAGAGCCCGAAATGGCGGCCAATATTACCAAACGAAAAAGAGCCAAAAACACCACTTCTACATCTGCTGTAGACAGAATGATTGAGGTTATACATGTTAAGAATGAGTCAGAATATGACCGACCGCAATATATTCTCAGAGCTTTGCTTCAAGGTGGAGATTATGACAGCGGCATAAAAAGGCTGGGCTACGAGATTTCCAAACGAATAAGCTCGAAAAAGACTGGATTTGCTCAGGATCTAGCTGATATATATGGCTGGAAAATTGAGGATCGACTTTCCAGGGATGGCAAAGTATTGGATGCTATTGACTCTGATATCAATCCAAAGCTTAAGCAGTGGCGTGAACGACTAGTAAAGGAATTGAGCTCGAACGAGTCCAAATTTCTAAACAAACGCTCATATATTCCAATTCCTGAGGATTTCCCACGTAAAGACGTGGTAGAAAATTATTTCTACCCTATTCTACGAGAAAAGGATGAATGCTTGCCACAAGTTTTCATTAGCACTTTCCCGAATGTCATGACATTGTTTGACAACTATCGGAAGCTGTATACAGATGACGCAGCATCCTACAACAAGTCCTGGAAAAGGTTTGTGGAAAGTATCGTCTTTCCACTTCTGTCTCTAAGAATCAAGCTTAATGAGGATAAGACAGCGTGGTTTGAAAAAATCTCTGCACCAAGAAAAACTAAAGATACAACCCCGAGTCTGGATCAGTATAATGTCACATTGAAGCAGGAAAGTCTTGGTGAGCTTCTAGGTGTTGACACCATGTATCCACAACTCCGTAGAAGGAGCCGGGCCAACAGTTTCAATTCGTCTGGTTCTCAGGGGTCCAGCCCTACCAAGGCTATTCCTGAGGTGCTGTCTCCACCAGAGGTTATAAAGTTTAAAGCTGCAAAACGGGTTTCGACTGTCATTCTCGACCAGAGTAATAATGATTTGATTCACAATTTCACCAAGCCTGCGGTAAAACCACCTGTAACTATATCTTTGGTGAGCCCATTTACGAACCAGCTAGTTACAGTACCTGTCAAAAAGAAGCGGGCTTCTTCTGAGAAGACAAAACGGTCGAATTCTACAGTGTCGAGAAACTCAAAGTCAAGCGTACCTGCTAATAATCGCATCCTaactgatttcttttcttctcgaAAGTCTAAAGAACCTGTATCCAAAGCGCCAACTGGTAAAACCATCAACCCTGTTTCAACGACAAACAAGCCAATGGCGTTTAATGGCCAATTTTCTGCAGAGAACTCCGATTTAGCCAGTCTCTTCCAGTTCagtgacgacgaagacacCAGCGATATACCTCAGGGCACGTCCAAGAAAAAGCTTGCCCTGTAG
- the PKH2 gene encoding serine/threonine protein kinase PKH2, whose product MESSNQYVTTGIDPKPSNNPFHNPFHRRHSRKPVAQDGRDSPGSPNVVPVLHRSQSTQAEPQSPSQSPRQHHHHQQMLEEYNQGRDSYDYNGRHQPHRHHRHNFSNASADSHVSSGNGRSARPEHGEYVSVVSPSPVHVPAPQLMQQSPIEGQITVVVPQLQAQALAQAQAQVQARTQNVPVSHIPAQAGGLGPAFAPKPAVSAVPVGGVPSRPVSNMNEYAPEIASSSEEWKERGAATIIKSEVDESGHTTTTLIKKGVKDFTFGQTLGEGSYSTVVAASDRQTLREYAIKVLDKRHIIKEKKVKYVNIEKNSLNRLGDHPGIIKLYYTFQDERSLYFVLDFASNGELLSLIKQMGSLDEDCTRYYGAQILDAVDFMHSKGVIHRDLKPENILLDYKMRLKITDFGTAKLLDPIKDDSGKEVYPEEVRTTSFVGTAEYVSPELLTDKATDKRSDIWAFGCIIYQMIAGRPPFKAANEYQTFQKIVKLQYSYPPGFPYMVRDLVKKLLVLNPKNRLDLNQIKKHDFFAGVEWDLHSIWKKPPPRLMPYKASAKSISNPRLVSNPANRLLPSQMKLNAGQQSAAARPVARQGIPSGGVRASAAAAAALGKPLTRQAPPAHPGKASPNLQSVGAPVSTPSSTSSAAVAGATTTTPASPAKPRPSVATLKATESLKALKRAQSQPVVPIVTTNYAAQKKQRAPSTPTDLQPPQNRNGGIGMPGGGVSRVKTPDIKSSPAGVSTPGTPPNASPKLIIPPVSQVDADFASLLTHHEERILKIANIPVITSGAMGYNENEDDDREPGIISKFFNGGATKRKRRIVIVTSAARLLVCDEDRRLRLDIPIGLPQVSIRELQFNKKTNTGAFVVEAQHKCITVEDASGTSEWMAAIALAREYYAQATALSESNATTAATAAAIAVGGGRPPRGRTPSSATSEAGSRLVNTSNSTFLQKNEERRSLRRKV is encoded by the coding sequence ATGGAAAGCTCAAATCAGTATGTCACAACCGGTATAGATCCGAAACCTAGTAACAACCCATTTCATAACCCCTTTCACCGCCGTCATTCCAGAAAGCCTGTGGCTCAGGATGGTCGCGATAGTCCAGGTTCGCCTAATGTAGTTCCTGTTCTACACAGAAGCCAGTCTACCCAAGCAGAACCACAAAGTCCTAGCCAAAGCCCTCGAcaacatcaccaccatcagcaaATGCTCGAGGAGTACAATCAAGGTCGAGATTCTTATGACTATAACGGCCGGCATCAACCCCACAGACACCATCGACACAATTTTTCAAACGCTTCAGCAGATTCTCATGTTAGCAGCGGAAATGGTAGAAGTGCTCGACCCGAACATGGTGAGTATGTGTCTGTAGTGTCACCATCTCCTGTACATGTCCCAGCACCGCAATTAATGCAGCAGTCGCCAATCGAGGGTCAAATTACCGTTGTTGTGCCACAACTTCAGGCACAGGCATTGGCACAAGCCCAGGCTCAGGTTCAAGCCAGGACACAGAATGTACCAGTTTCACACATCCCAGCTCAGGCTGGTGGTCTTGGCCCTGCATTTGCACCAAAACCAGCTGTGTCAGCTGTTCCTGTAGGTGGTGTACCATCGCGACCAGTGTCAAATATGAACGAATATGCTCCAGAAATCGCATCATCTTCCGAGGAATGGAAAGAGAGGGGTGCTGCTACCATTATTAAATCAGAGGTGGATGAATCAGGTCATACAACTACAACTCTTATTAAAAAGGGCGTCAAGGACTTCACTTTTGGCCAAACGCTTGGTGAAGGTTCATACTCGACAGTTGTAGCTGCTTCCGACAGACAAACTCTTCGCGAATATGCTATCAAGGTACTGGATAAGCGACACATCATTAAGGAAAAGAAAGTCAAATACGTGAATATTGAGAAGAACAGTTTGAATAGACTAGGGGACCACCCTGGTATTATCAAGTTGTATTATACATTTCAAGATGAGCGTAGTCtttattttgttcttgatttcgCCTCAAACGGTGAATTGCTATCCCTAATAAAACAGATGGGCTCTTTGGACGAAGACTGCACAAGGTACTACGGTGCCCAGATCTTGGACGCTGTGGATTTCATGCATTCTAAAGGTGTCATTCATCGAGATTTGAAACCAGAAAATATCCTGCTGGATTATAAAATGCGCCTCAAAATCACCGATTTTGGAACTGCCAAACTACTCGACCCAATTAAAGATGATAGCGGTAAAGAAGTCTATCCAGAGGAAGTTCGTACAACTTCGTTTGTAGGAACTGCTGAATATGTTTCACCAGAGTTACTTACTGATAAGGCTACCGATAAACGTTCAGATATTTGGGCTTTTGGATGCATCATTTATCAAATGATAGCTGGTAGACCCCCTTTTAAAGCAGCAAACGAGTATCAGACCTTTCAGAAAATTGTCAAGTTGCAATATTCGTATCCACCCGGATTCCCGTATATGGTACGTGACTTGGTCAAGAAGTTGCTTGTACTGAATCCAAAAAATAGACTGGACCTGAATCAGATTAAGAAGCatgatttttttgctggtgtAGAATGGGATCTTCATAGTATTTGGAAAAAGCCTCCACCAAGACTGATGCCATACAAGGCCTCTGCAAAGTCGATTTCAAATCCACGTCTTGTATCGAATCCTGCTAATCGCTTGTTGCCATCTCAAATGAAATTGAATGCCGGACAACAgtcggctgctgctagacCAGTAGCTCGACAAGGAATACCTAGTGGAGGAGTTCGTGCttcggcagcagcagcagcagctcttgGTAAACCATTAACTAGACAGGCACCACCTGCACATCCTGGAAAAGCTTCGCCAAATTTGCAAAGTGTCGGCGCACCAGTATCAACACCATCATCTAcctcatctgctgctgtagcgGGCGCAACGACAACGACTCCAGCATCACCTGCCAAGCCCAGGCCATCAGTAGCAACTCTCAAGGCAACCGAATCGTTGAAAGCACTTAAAAGAGCCCAGTCTCAACCAGTTGTACCAATAGTAACGACCAACTATGCTGCTCAAAAGAAGCAGAGAGCTCCATCCACTCCGACAGATTTACAACCACCACAGAATCGTAATGGCGGTATTGGCATGCCTGGTGGAGGTGTTTCTAGGGTGAAAACACCCGATATCAAAAGTAGCCCGGCAGGTGTTTCAACCCCTGGAACACCTCCAAATGCGTCTCCAAAGCTAATCATTCCACCTGTATCACAAGTAGATGCCGACTTTGCTTCTCTTCTAACTCACCATGAAGAGCGAATCTTGAAAATTGCCAATATACCTGTGATTACTTCCGGTGCCATGGGGTACAACGAGAACGAAGACGATGACCGAGAACCTGGAATCATCAGCAAGTTTTTTAACGGTGGAGCTACAAAACGCAAGCGTCGTATTGTTATCGTTACTAGTGCAGCAAGACTGTTAGTGTGCGATGAGGACAGGCGACTTAGGCTGGATATTCCTATTGGACTGCCGCAAGTGAGTATTCGTGAGCTACAGTTCAATAAGAAGACCAATACTGGAGCATTCGTGGTCGAAGCTCAACATAAATGCATCACAGTTGAAGACGCTTCAGGAACGTCTGAATGGATGGCAGCCATCGCACTGGCCCGTGAATATTACGCTCAAGCAACTGCTCTTTCTGAAAGTAATGCTACGACAGCAGCTAccgcagcagcaattgctgttgGCGGAGGCCGTCCTCCTAGAGGTCGCACACCATCTAGTGCGACTAGCGAGGCTGGTTCCAGACTTGTTAACACTAGCAATTCTACGTTCCTCCAGAAGAACGAAGAACGACGCAGTCTAAGGCGAAAAGTATAA